A genome region from Hevea brasiliensis isolate MT/VB/25A 57/8 chromosome 9, ASM3005281v1, whole genome shotgun sequence includes the following:
- the LOC110670437 gene encoding jasmonoyl--L-amino acid synthetase JAR4: MKMLEKKMEKINIDKVIEEFEAITKDAERVQIETLKKILEENGCAEYLQNLGLNGLTDPESFRDYVPIVTHKELEPYIQRIADGDSSSVLTRKPITTISLSSGTTQGKPKYLPFNDDLMENTLQIYRTSFAFRNREFPTVDGKALLFNFSGKQSRTKGGLAAGTATTNLFRSSCYKNAVRAMKFNCCSPDEVIFGSDFHQSLYCHLLCGLIVREEIQFVFSTFAHSIVLAFRTFEQVWEELCDNIRDGMLSSRVTDPSIRNAMSQVLKPNFELAELIHKKCSGLSNWYGLIPELFPNVKYVYGIMTGSMEPYLKKLRHYAGDIPLLSADYGATEGWIGANVNPKLSPESATFAVLPNIGYFEFIPLGDNVENIYTEPKPVGLTEVKIGEEYEIIVTNFAGLYRYRLGDVVKVMGFHNSTPELKFVYRRSLLLTINIDKNTEKDLQLSVEEAARLLAEEKLELVDFSSIVDLSTDPGHYVIFWEINGEPTEEVLQECCNCLDRSFLDAGYISSRKINAIGPLELRVVRRGTFQKILYHYLGLGAAVSQFKTPRCIGPANNVVLQILSSNVAKTYRSNAF, translated from the exons ATGAAGATGTTAGAAAAGAAGATGGAAAAAATTAACATTGATAAAGTGATAGAAGAATTTGAAGCAATTACGAAAGATGCTGAGAGAGTCCAGATAGAGACCCTCAAGAAGATTCTGGAAGAGAATGGCTGTGCAGAGTACTTGCAGAATCTGGGTCTCAATGGACTAACTGATCCAGAGAGTTTCAGAGATTATGTTCCCATTGTTACTCACAAGGAGTTGGAACCTTATATTCAAAGAATTGCAGATGGAGATTCTTCCTCTGTTCTCACCAGAAAGCCCATAACGACCATATCACTGAG TTCGGGTACTACTCAGGGAAAGCCGAAATATCTACCATTCAATGATGATCTGATGGAGAACACCTTGCAGATATATAGAACTTCCTTTGCATTTAGAAACAG AGAGTTCCCTACTGTGGATGGGAAAGCCCTGCTGTTCAACTTTAGCGGCAAGCAGTCCAGAACAAAGGGGGGTTTGGCTGCTGGGACTGCCACAACAAATCTCTTTCGCAGTTCATGCTACAAAAATGCAGTACGGGCAATGAAGTTCAATTGCTGCAGCCCTGATGAAGTGATATTTGGTTCTGACTTCCACCAATCATTGTATTGCCATCTCTTATGTGGGTTAATCGTCCGTGAAGAAATTCAGTTTGTGTTCTCTACATTTGCCCATAGCATCGTCCTTGCATTTCGAACCTTTGAACAAGTCTGGGAAGAGCTTTGTGATAATATACGTGATGGGATGCTCAGTAGCCGGGTCACTGACCCTTCCATAAGAAATGCAATGTCACAAGTGCTTAAGCCAAACTTTGAATTGGCTGAGCTAATCCATAAAAAATGCTCAGGATTGAGTAATTGGTATGGATTAATACCTGAACTTTTTCCTAATGTGAAGTATGTCTATGGGATAATGACTGGGTCAATGGAGCCTTATTTGAAGAAGCTGAGGCACTACGCAGGTGATATACCTTTGTTGAGTGCTGATTATGGTGCTACAGAAGGGTGGATTGGAGCAAACGTCAATCCAAAGCTGTCTCCTGAGTCGGCTACTTTTGCTGTGCTGCCTAACATTGGATATTTTGAATTCATTCCTCTCGGGGACAATGTTGAGAATATCTACACAGAGCCTAAGCCAGTGGGTTTGACTGAAGTCAAGATTGGAGAAGAGTACGAGATCATTGTCACCAATTTTGCAG GTTTGTACAGGTACAGACTAGGAGATGTCGTGAAGGTTATGGGATTCCATAACTCAACCCCAGAACTTAAATTTGTATACAGGAGGAGCTTACTACTCACTATAAACATCGACAAGAACACTGAGAAAGACTTACAGCTATCTGTGGAAGAAGCAGCCAGATTGTTAGCTGAAGAGAAACTTGAACTTGTTGATTTCAGCAGTATAGTGGACCTATCCACAGACCCCGGCCACTATGTGATCTTCTGGGAAATTAATGGGGAACCAACCGAGGAAGTCTTGCAAGAGTGTTGCAATTGCTTGGACCGATCTTTCCTCGACGCAGGTTACATTAGTTCACGCAAGATCAATGCCATTGGACCACTTGAGCTCAGAGTGGTTCGCAGGGGAACCTTCCAGAAGATTCTATATCATTATCTGGGATTAGGAGCTGCTGTTAGCCAGTTTAAAACCCCACGGTGCATCGGCCCCGCAAATAATGTGGTGCTGCAAATCCTGAGCAGCAATGTTGCCAAGACCTACCGCAGTAATGCCTTTTAA